The Leadbettera azotonutricia ZAS-9 genome has a window encoding:
- a CDS encoding TIGR03936 family radical SAM-associated protein — protein sequence MSNQALRILYNYLNCIDDVSCDRAFAPAPDFEALLRNKGIPLYGLDTGISIKSVDLLLFTLGYELGITGVLTMLDLGAIPLHADERGEDDPIVIMGGPCVSNPLPYASFIDAFWIGEAEGGFFDLAAEARDIKKRAGGKGRKEILEKIISHPSVWARGKGEARRAIDWNFSKRPPSASVYPVPNLKVIQNHGAVEIMRGCPNGCRFCHAGFWYRPMRQKSAEMVRSEAADFIKLGGYREISLSSLSTGDYTGIGELVESLNKLYSESHISFQLPSLKVSTFSLPLLEKISEVRRSGLTFAVETPEEFWQHAINKEVSLQSVVSIIKEAKKHGWRGAKFYFMIGLPLEPLNASGERINEEEAIVDFIFRAAKETNMNFNVNVGTFVPKPHTPYQWAGQLDEETAGKKLKFIREKLKSRGHKTGVQDPFISVIEGVISRGDAQAGALIEEAWKKGCRLDAWTEYLKRDVWKEIFEAHSEYVSGIMNPGDRNGNSEKSLPWDFIKPGLGSNFLESEAEKSKSGEFTLPCMEKCTHPCGICRGESKIVQNTIHDENLLYVPVVNEVKSETVFGGNTEYRKDPSTYKIIFSFSKSGPGVFYSHLTIVEIFSMAMVRAGLPVLYTGGFNPLPHLEIASPLAIGITAMSEMAAIETQGFLEGNEFLTRMNKVLPEGILIHNTMNIVVASGSKKYSLSALLWGGMYESHAGIEERIPFKDEKTYRMGRLEQEGSLYGVKRLGVLAKNQDDPEQPELYMEAFRKIYPETGA from the coding sequence ATGTCCAACCAGGCCTTAAGAATACTCTACAATTATTTAAACTGCATTGATGATGTTTCCTGCGACCGCGCCTTTGCCCCTGCCCCCGATTTCGAAGCCCTGCTGCGAAACAAGGGCATCCCCCTTTACGGACTTGATACAGGGATTAGCATTAAAAGTGTTGACCTCCTCCTTTTTACCCTGGGCTATGAGCTGGGCATTACCGGGGTTCTTACCATGCTGGATTTAGGGGCTATTCCCCTTCATGCGGACGAGAGAGGGGAGGATGACCCAATTGTAATCATGGGCGGCCCCTGCGTTTCAAACCCCCTGCCTTATGCTTCCTTTATTGACGCTTTCTGGATAGGCGAGGCTGAAGGTGGTTTTTTTGATCTTGCCGCGGAAGCACGGGATATAAAAAAGAGAGCGGGAGGGAAGGGCAGGAAAGAAATTCTGGAAAAAATAATTTCCCACCCCTCGGTATGGGCAAGAGGGAAGGGTGAAGCCCGGCGGGCCATAGACTGGAATTTTTCAAAGCGGCCTCCTTCGGCCTCGGTCTATCCCGTGCCCAATTTAAAAGTCATTCAGAACCATGGGGCAGTCGAAATAATGCGAGGCTGCCCTAACGGCTGCCGCTTCTGCCATGCAGGCTTCTGGTACAGGCCCATGAGGCAGAAGAGCGCGGAAATGGTCAGGTCCGAGGCGGCCGATTTTATCAAACTTGGAGGCTACAGGGAGATAAGCCTTTCCTCCCTTTCTACAGGGGATTATACGGGGATAGGGGAGCTTGTAGAGTCCCTCAATAAGCTTTACAGCGAAAGCCATATCAGCTTTCAGCTTCCCTCCCTAAAGGTTTCAACTTTTTCCCTGCCTTTGCTGGAAAAGATATCCGAAGTGCGGAGGAGCGGTCTTACCTTTGCGGTGGAGACCCCTGAAGAATTTTGGCAGCATGCCATCAACAAGGAAGTGTCCCTTCAAAGTGTGGTTTCCATAATCAAGGAAGCCAAAAAGCATGGCTGGCGGGGCGCCAAGTTTTATTTCATGATTGGATTGCCCTTGGAGCCTCTCAACGCATCAGGTGAAAGAATCAATGAAGAAGAAGCTATTGTCGATTTTATATTCAGGGCTGCCAAAGAAACCAATATGAACTTCAATGTGAATGTAGGGACCTTTGTCCCCAAGCCCCACACACCCTACCAATGGGCAGGCCAGCTCGACGAAGAAACTGCCGGCAAAAAGCTTAAGTTCATCAGGGAAAAATTAAAAAGCCGGGGTCACAAAACAGGCGTACAGGACCCCTTTATTTCCGTTATCGAAGGGGTCATTTCCCGTGGCGATGCGCAGGCAGGGGCCCTTATCGAAGAAGCCTGGAAAAAAGGCTGTCGCCTGGATGCCTGGACTGAATACCTGAAAAGGGATGTCTGGAAGGAAATTTTCGAGGCTCATTCAGAGTATGTTTCAGGAATCATGAATCCAGGGGATCGGAATGGCAATTCGGAAAAAAGCCTGCCCTGGGATTTTATCAAGCCAGGTCTGGGCTCAAATTTTCTTGAAAGCGAAGCGGAAAAATCAAAGTCCGGAGAATTTACTTTACCATGTATGGAAAAGTGCACCCATCCCTGTGGAATTTGTCGAGGAGAGAGTAAAATAGTGCAAAATACCATACATGATGAGAATTTACTTTACGTTCCTGTTGTGAATGAAGTCAAAAGCGAAACCGTGTTTGGCGGCAATACTGAGTATCGCAAAGATCCCTCAACCTATAAAATAATTTTTTCTTTTTCCAAGAGCGGCCCGGGTGTCTTTTATTCCCACCTGACTATTGTCGAAATTTTTTCCATGGCCATGGTTAGGGCAGGGTTGCCTGTTTTGTACACCGGGGGTTTCAATCCCTTACCTCACCTTGAAATCGCGTCCCCCCTGGCCATTGGGATAACTGCAATGAGCGAAATGGCAGCCATAGAAACCCAGGGGTTTCTTGAGGGCAATGAGTTCCTGACGCGGATGAATAAGGTTTTGCCCGAGGGCATACTCATTCACAATACCATGAACATTGTTGTTGCATCGGGCTCTAAAAAATATTCCCTCTCGGCCCTGCTCTGGGGAGGAATGTATGAGTCTCATGCAGGCATCGAAGAACGCATTCCCTTTAAGGATGAAAAAACTTACCGCATGGGCCGTTTGGAACAGGAAGGCTCCCTTTATGGCGTTAAGCGCCTGGGGGTGCTGGCAAAAAACCAGGATGATCCCGAACAGCCCGAACTTTATATGGAAGCCTTCAGAAAAATTTATCCTGAAACCGGCGCATAG
- a CDS encoding TrkH family potassium uptake protein, with protein MFSGIFSLAMLFPLVIAIIFQEEVMVFSFGITIIVIFVISLPVFIFSKKQKTNFMAHEGIFLVCIAWITASLLGAVPYYLSGFMPHYSNAVFESVSGFTTTGATIIPDLEILPRSFHLWRGMTHWLGGMGIVVLTVALVPFLGAGGFSLVNAETTGPMKEKFTPKITMTAKILWIIYLGLTIIMTVLLMLGGMNWFDAIIHAFSTLGTGGFSTKNAGIAAWNSPYIEWVCIIFMLIAGFNFTLIYRFLQGKFSEITKNSEAKAYAMIVIIATTVVAIQIMPRIGSLEKSLRFAFFDIISIMSTTGFMIDDHNQWPPLAQFVVFMLMFIGGCSGSTAGGVKVIRYVIIFKQTKNEMFRHLYPKGVFSIHLDGKIGRKDIVYSVSSFFYLYAIMVVLGTLLVSSAGVSLYDSLNAALITVGNIGLGFGKLISGAIFYEVPEYVKWGLSALMIIGRLEIYTFILLFYPGFWKKSF; from the coding sequence ATGTTTTCAGGAATATTCTCTCTGGCAATGCTTTTTCCACTGGTGATAGCAATAATTTTTCAGGAAGAAGTGATGGTTTTTTCATTTGGTATCACTATCATTGTCATTTTTGTTATATCACTGCCAGTTTTTATTTTTTCAAAGAAACAAAAAACTAATTTTATGGCTCATGAAGGAATTTTCCTAGTGTGCATAGCCTGGATAACGGCGAGTCTCCTCGGCGCTGTGCCCTATTATCTTTCAGGGTTTATGCCTCATTATTCCAATGCTGTCTTTGAAAGCGTTTCTGGCTTTACGACGACAGGAGCAACCATTATTCCTGATCTGGAAATTTTGCCTCGTTCTTTTCATCTCTGGCGCGGTATGACCCACTGGCTGGGTGGCATGGGCATTGTCGTCCTTACTGTTGCACTTGTGCCTTTCTTAGGCGCAGGGGGATTTAGTTTGGTAAATGCCGAGACGACTGGCCCAATGAAGGAAAAATTCACGCCCAAAATAACAATGACCGCAAAAATACTCTGGATCATTTATCTGGGACTAACTATCATTATGACTGTGTTACTCATGCTGGGAGGCATGAATTGGTTTGATGCAATCATACATGCTTTTTCCACCCTTGGAACCGGTGGTTTCAGCACAAAAAATGCTGGCATTGCCGCATGGAATTCACCATATATTGAATGGGTCTGTATAATATTTATGTTAATTGCAGGTTTTAATTTTACTCTCATATACCGTTTTCTACAGGGTAAGTTTTCTGAAATAACCAAGAATAGTGAAGCAAAAGCCTATGCAATGATTGTTATTATCGCAACCACCGTTGTTGCAATACAGATCATGCCGCGCATTGGGTCACTGGAAAAATCATTACGTTTTGCATTTTTCGATATAATCTCAATCATGAGTACCACGGGTTTTATGATTGACGATCACAACCAATGGCCGCCTCTGGCACAGTTTGTAGTTTTTATGCTCATGTTTATTGGCGGTTGTTCCGGTTCAACTGCCGGAGGGGTAAAAGTTATCCGTTATGTTATTATATTCAAACAGACAAAGAATGAAATGTTCCGCCATCTATATCCAAAAGGTGTATTTTCTATACACTTGGACGGAAAAATCGGCCGGAAAGATATTGTTTATAGTGTGAGTAGTTTTTTCTATCTTTATGCAATAATGGTTGTTTTAGGAACCCTGCTCGTAAGTAGTGCCGGCGTGAGCTTGTACGATTCTCTCAATGCCGCCCTCATAACCGTGGGGAATATAGGTCTTGGATTTGGGAAGCTTATATCGGGAGCTATTTTTTATGAGGTTCCTGAATATGTGAAATGGGGCTTGTCTGCCCTGATGATAATTGGAAGGTTGGAAATTTATACTTTTATTTTACTTTTTTACCCTGGATTTTGGAAAAAAAGTTTTTAA
- a CDS encoding tetratricopeptide repeat protein, with amino-acid sequence MAHEKNAKHGDLSFTEKLSEFLQKNRKGLIVCLAASIVILAGILAGFTIKDKLESGALSKVEEFSRRYEALRVFIGSEEADAASKQADIAALQEELNAFTAKNRGYPAARAWAIAGNIYGDLKNWADSEKAWSSAAKAAAKTYYAPISLFNAAAAAEEQGNNAGAIDLYTRALDFASVFPSAPRAQFSIGRLQEAQGNKAAALEAYRTLLSKWPNDQVWSNLAHSRIVTLSIP; translated from the coding sequence ATGGCCCACGAAAAAAACGCTAAACATGGAGATTTAAGCTTCACCGAAAAGCTCAGCGAATTCCTCCAAAAAAACCGCAAAGGTTTGATTGTCTGCCTTGCGGCAAGCATTGTGATTCTCGCAGGCATTCTCGCAGGTTTCACCATCAAGGACAAGCTCGAATCCGGAGCCCTCAGCAAGGTGGAAGAATTCTCGAGGCGTTACGAAGCCCTCCGTGTTTTTATAGGCAGCGAAGAAGCCGACGCCGCTTCCAAGCAAGCCGACATTGCGGCCCTTCAGGAAGAATTGAATGCTTTTACCGCCAAGAACAGGGGCTATCCCGCAGCCAGGGCATGGGCTATTGCCGGCAATATTTACGGCGACCTGAAAAACTGGGCAGATTCTGAAAAAGCTTGGAGTTCCGCGGCCAAAGCAGCGGCGAAAACCTACTATGCTCCTATATCATTGTTCAATGCGGCAGCTGCGGCGGAAGAGCAGGGGAACAACGCAGGGGCCATAGACCTTTACACCCGGGCCCTTGATTTTGCCAGCGTTTTCCCCTCGGCCCCCAGGGCACAGTTTTCCATAGGCAGGCTCCAGGAAGCCCAGGGCAATAAGGCAGCGGCCCTTGAGGCTTACCGGACGCTTTTGAGCAAATGGCCCAATGATCAGGTATGGTCCAATTTAGCCCATAGCCGCATAGTAACCCTTTCGATACCATGA
- a CDS encoding type II toxin-antitoxin system VapB family antitoxin codes for MRTTLELPDILVAEAMEITNISTKTEVIKTALENLIQREKVKELADYFGKIDLGINIEEMRKR; via the coding sequence GTGAGAACTACATTGGAATTACCTGATATATTGGTCGCAGAAGCTATGGAAATAACCAATATCTCCACTAAAACAGAAGTTATTAAAACAGCTCTGGAAAATTTAATCCAACGGGAAAAAGTCAAAGAATTAGCAGACTATTTTGGAAAAATTGACCTGGGAATTAATATTGAGGAAATGAGAAAACGATGA
- a CDS encoding IS256 family transposase, with protein MASTRKLKEKDLIDQILDQIDLKGMTQEEILGQEGLLKHLTGKLLSRVMNAEMDEHLGYEKNSNAGDNSGDSRNGYSEKTVLTENQSAVIQVPRDRNGTFEPKILAKHQRRLPIFNDQVISMYSFGMTDRDIKSHLEKIYNVEVSPELISRVTAAVMEEVKEWQNRQLEKSYAIVYLDALRVKTKQDGKSCTKSVYVALGVNFEGQKEVLGLWIAENEGAKFWMGVLNEIKNRGVEDILIACMDGLTGFPEAVRAVFPKTRIQLCIVHMVRNSTKFVSWKDLKKICADLKAIYSAATEEAGRDALEEFGKIWDAKYPMIYQSWDTHWDDLSEFFKYPPEIRKAIYTTNAIESLNYQLRKVTKNRSTFPNDDAIFKILYLAIRNASEKWTMPVRDWGMALNQFAIIFGNERVPF; from the coding sequence ATGGCCAGTACACGAAAACTGAAAGAGAAGGATCTGATCGACCAAATACTCGATCAGATAGACCTTAAAGGAATGACCCAGGAAGAAATCCTTGGACAGGAAGGATTATTAAAGCATCTGACAGGGAAGCTGCTAAGCCGTGTCATGAATGCTGAAATGGACGAGCATTTGGGGTATGAAAAGAATTCCAACGCCGGGGACAATTCGGGGGACAGCCGAAACGGGTACAGTGAAAAGACAGTCCTGACAGAGAATCAGAGTGCAGTGATACAGGTACCACGGGACCGCAATGGAACGTTCGAACCCAAGATACTGGCGAAACACCAAAGACGGCTCCCTATATTTAACGACCAGGTTATTTCGATGTATTCCTTTGGGATGACCGACCGGGATATTAAATCACACCTGGAAAAAATATATAACGTGGAAGTCTCCCCTGAATTGATAAGCCGTGTCACTGCAGCGGTGATGGAAGAAGTGAAGGAGTGGCAGAATCGGCAGCTGGAAAAATCTTATGCCATCGTGTATTTGGACGCCCTGAGGGTCAAGACCAAACAGGACGGGAAAAGCTGTACCAAGAGCGTCTATGTGGCTCTGGGAGTGAATTTCGAGGGTCAGAAGGAGGTATTGGGCCTTTGGATAGCGGAGAACGAAGGGGCTAAGTTCTGGATGGGCGTCCTGAACGAAATAAAGAACCGGGGAGTGGAAGACATACTCATCGCTTGCATGGACGGCCTTACCGGTTTCCCCGAAGCGGTTCGGGCAGTATTTCCCAAGACCCGTATCCAATTGTGCATTGTCCACATGGTGCGTAATTCCACCAAGTTTGTTTCCTGGAAAGACCTGAAAAAAATCTGTGCCGATCTTAAGGCCATATATTCGGCAGCCACCGAGGAAGCCGGCCGTGACGCACTGGAAGAATTCGGCAAGATATGGGATGCCAAGTACCCGATGATATACCAGTCCTGGGATACCCACTGGGATGACTTAAGCGAGTTCTTTAAATACCCGCCTGAAATCCGCAAGGCAATTTACACGACAAATGCAATTGAGTCATTAAATTACCAGCTGCGAAAAGTCACAAAAAACCGCTCGACATTTCCGAACGATGATGCTATATTTAAGATATTGTATTTGGCAATTAGGAATGCGTCAGAGAAATGGACAATGCCGGTACGGGATTGGGGGATGGCGCTCAACCAATTCGCTATTATTTTTGGCAATGAACGGGTTCCGTTCTAA
- a CDS encoding PIN domain-containing protein, translated as MKSILIDSSAWIEYFRGNEKYRYIKNLIYSNITCTNDLILTELLPSIIHRKEKHLEELLNRLTKYEMKINWNELQEIQVMNYTHGYNNIGITDLMIAQNCLQNNLKIIAQDKHFNEMAEYIPIRIYEQDKV; from the coding sequence ATGAAAAGTATATTAATAGATTCCTCGGCTTGGATAGAATATTTCAGAGGGAATGAAAAATATAGGTACATTAAGAACTTAATATACAGTAATATAACCTGTACCAATGATCTGATATTAACAGAATTATTGCCTTCAATAATTCATAGAAAAGAAAAACATCTGGAAGAATTATTGAATCGTTTAACAAAATACGAAATGAAAATAAATTGGAACGAATTACAAGAAATTCAAGTAATGAATTACACACATGGATACAATAACATAGGCATTACAGATTTAATGATCGCACAAAACTGTTTACAGAATAATTTAAAAATCATTGCGCAAGATAAACATTTTAATGAAATGGCAGAATATATACCAATAAGAATATATGAACAGGACAAAGTATAG
- a CDS encoding tyrosine-type recombinase/integrase — translation MFTKMIASRLGFWDSLSNQFIVQPEHGDILIKQILVNKPYVEVEKDPNTPIAVGGFLYQKHNSDLSNKTTGADSAYLAAYPPLPDFFSCIWREKLEVELRSRKYSANTIDAYVQYNRDLCRRLQKLPENITGEDIKGYLAYQNQRLNLSASTMNLALSAFKFFYNNVLKHDIIQDQHRPRQDKRLPVVLSKSEIKAIFDAEKNLKHRLLLMMVYSSGLRVNEVVALKRTNTWLFPGRTASLQLSIRSAQKIFENALRKARIEKSASIHSLRHTFATHLLESGTDIRYIQELLGHTSIRTTERYTHVARCKSLQIQSPLDNMTLED, via the coding sequence TTGTTTACTAAAATGATTGCCAGCCGGCTTGGTTTCTGGGACTCTTTATCCAATCAATTCATAGTACAGCCGGAACATGGCGATATTTTGATAAAGCAGATTCTTGTTAATAAACCCTATGTTGAGGTTGAAAAGGATCCCAACACCCCTATCGCAGTCGGCGGCTTTTTGTATCAAAAACACAATTCCGATCTTTCAAATAAAACTACGGGCGCCGATTCAGCCTATTTAGCAGCATACCCTCCTTTACCGGATTTTTTTTCTTGTATATGGCGTGAAAAACTGGAAGTGGAACTGCGTTCACGAAAATACAGCGCCAATACCATAGACGCCTATGTCCAATACAACCGGGATCTTTGCCGGCGGCTGCAAAAGCTCCCTGAAAATATCACCGGTGAAGATATTAAAGGCTATCTGGCCTATCAAAACCAAAGACTGAACCTTTCAGCTTCCACCATGAATTTGGCGCTAAGCGCTTTCAAATTCTTTTATAATAATGTCCTGAAACATGATATCATTCAGGATCAGCATCGACCCCGGCAGGACAAAAGGCTGCCGGTGGTGCTTTCCAAATCAGAAATCAAAGCGATTTTCGATGCTGAAAAAAACCTGAAGCACCGCCTTCTTTTGATGATGGTCTATTCATCCGGACTTCGTGTAAACGAGGTGGTTGCCCTTAAACGTACAAACACCTGGCTATTCCCCGGCCGAACCGCCTCCCTTCAATTGTCAATACGTTCCGCTCAAAAAATATTCGAAAACGCCCTTCGCAAAGCAAGGATCGAAAAATCAGCCAGTATTCACAGTCTCCGTCACACCTTTGCAACCCATCTTCTTGAATCCGGTACCGATATCCGCTACATCCAGGAACTCCTGGGTCATACATCAATCCGTACCACCGAGCGCTATACCCATGTAGCCCGCTGCAAATCCCTGCAGATTCAAAGTCCCCTTGATAACATGACCCTAGAGGATTAA
- a CDS encoding sigma-54-dependent Fis family transcriptional regulator — MLSKIDVQKFSTLVEINSLINSNYTDLNALLTQILESATRLCEGDASSLLLVNKEKQELYFEVALGTAGADVKRFTVKMGEGIAGWVALHNKSIIVGDAENDKRHLKNIPKAVHYTSKTMLAVPMRIKDECLGVIELINKKNGQNFNQEDLEWLEIFANQAGIAVVNARSMEKAQTEIKLLQTQLGSEQGYHAIIAKSPVILEKLEIIDRVAKTDSSVLILGESGVGKEIFAEQIHLRSLRNKEPFVRINCAAIPEGLLESELFGHVKGAFTNAVATRQGRFELADGGTIFLDEIGDLPLALQAKLLRVIQERTFEKVGSDTTVTVDVRILAATNRDIEKQVEKGEFRSDLYYRLNVLPLYIPPLRQRLEDIPELADFFLKKFSIETKKTFEGFSEDAMEAMLSYAWPGNIRELENCIERACVMGKNKLILGGDLFLTNPSGMPETAGERNLKSALTVFKSRFIQKVLEENKWNQTETAKALDIQRTYLSRLVKELDIINPKE, encoded by the coding sequence ATGCTGTCAAAGATTGATGTCCAAAAGTTTAGTACACTTGTTGAAATTAATAGCCTCATTAATTCCAACTACACGGATCTCAATGCTCTTTTGACCCAGATTTTGGAATCAGCTACCAGATTGTGCGAGGGCGACGCTTCGAGTCTCCTCCTGGTAAACAAGGAAAAGCAGGAACTGTATTTTGAAGTGGCCCTTGGAACCGCAGGGGCCGATGTAAAACGTTTCACGGTGAAGATGGGGGAGGGCATTGCCGGCTGGGTTGCCCTCCACAATAAATCCATCATTGTAGGGGACGCCGAGAATGACAAGCGGCACCTTAAAAATATCCCCAAGGCGGTTCACTATACCAGCAAGACCATGCTGGCGGTTCCTATGAGAATCAAGGACGAGTGCCTTGGGGTTATTGAGCTTATCAATAAAAAAAACGGTCAGAATTTTAATCAGGAAGATCTTGAATGGCTCGAAATCTTTGCCAACCAGGCGGGCATTGCCGTTGTCAACGCCCGTAGCATGGAAAAGGCCCAGACTGAGATCAAGCTGCTCCAGACCCAGCTGGGCTCTGAACAAGGCTATCATGCGATAATCGCCAAGAGCCCGGTGATCCTCGAAAAGCTCGAGATCATCGACAGGGTGGCCAAGACAGATTCGTCGGTGCTTATCCTGGGGGAGAGCGGGGTAGGGAAGGAAATTTTTGCTGAGCAGATACACCTCCGCAGCCTCCGGAATAAAGAGCCCTTTGTGCGGATCAACTGCGCAGCCATTCCGGAAGGGCTTTTGGAAAGCGAGCTCTTCGGCCATGTGAAGGGCGCTTTTACCAACGCCGTTGCCACAAGGCAGGGGCGTTTTGAGCTTGCCGACGGGGGCACCATCTTTTTGGACGAAATAGGGGATCTTCCCCTGGCCCTCCAGGCAAAGCTCTTGAGGGTGATACAGGAAAGGACCTTTGAAAAAGTCGGCTCCGATACTACTGTTACTGTGGACGTGCGCATTTTGGCCGCCACCAACAGGGATATTGAAAAACAGGTGGAGAAGGGCGAATTCAGGAGCGACCTCTATTACAGGCTCAATGTGCTGCCCCTGTATATACCGCCCCTCCGGCAGAGGCTCGAGGACATTCCGGAATTGGCCGATTTTTTCCTCAAGAAATTTTCGATAGAGACAAAAAAAACTTTTGAAGGTTTTTCAGAGGATGCCATGGAAGCCATGCTTTCTTATGCGTGGCCCGGAAATATCAGGGAGCTTGAAAACTGCATTGAGCGCGCCTGTGTCATGGGGAAGAACAAGCTCATACTTGGGGGGGATCTTTTCCTCACCAACCCCTCCGGGATGCCGGAGACAGCAGGGGAGCGCAATCTGAAAAGCGCCCTCACTGTTTTTAAGAGCCGCTTTATTCAGAAGGTGCTTGAAGAGAACAAATGGAATCAGACAGAAACAGCAAAGGCTTTGGATATCCAGAGAACTTATTTATCCAGACTGGTCAAGGAACTGGATATAATTAATCCCAAGGAGTAA
- a CDS encoding IS1182 family transposase produces the protein MARYKYQDPSQGLFLNVNLKDQLLPGSFEWTLDYLIDRTDLSLFCLAYNNDEKGAPAYNPSVLLKIIFYCYSRGIITSRPIEQAAKTNVVIKALASDAEPDHDTIAHFISSNSDAIKDLFTQILIQCSQLGLINGEMFAIDGCKLPSNASREWSGSIGELKKKRTDLQKLASRIIEQHKELDKSESAKKIQKPFKKTMGDDEERRQRHIDRIERKIAKLDAFLKTAEKRIGSSAGEVQSNITDGESARIKSSHGYIQGYNGIAIADSAHQIIVSAEAFGSGSESQHFPQMLDSLEENMRTVTGKEEPLKKSLVTGDTGFFSENNLQEAKKRNINVLIPDQQFRRRDPYFDNRKGHKVNRFTAHDFTYNKENNTFICPNKKVLIYKGFVKLNRNSGDKYQASPGDCKYCKFLSRCVASRGGKTHMRTLYLPASKNIENLSDKMRNKIDDPAYRELYSRRMQIIEPVFADITYCKGMNRFSLRSKGKVNIQWLLFCMVHNIAKCIHPLELGYGN, from the coding sequence ATGGCACGATATAAATACCAAGACCCTTCCCAGGGCTTATTTCTCAATGTTAATCTCAAAGACCAGCTGCTTCCCGGTTCCTTTGAGTGGACCCTGGATTATTTAATTGATAGAACAGACCTTTCATTATTCTGTCTTGCATATAACAATGATGAAAAGGGAGCGCCGGCTTATAATCCCTCTGTTTTATTAAAAATAATCTTCTATTGTTATTCAAGGGGAATTATCACCTCCCGTCCTATTGAGCAGGCTGCCAAAACTAATGTGGTAATTAAAGCCCTTGCCTCTGATGCTGAACCGGATCATGATACTATCGCCCATTTTATTTCCTCAAATAGCGATGCAATAAAAGACTTATTTACACAAATACTTATCCAGTGTAGCCAATTAGGGTTAATAAATGGAGAAATGTTCGCCATAGACGGCTGCAAATTACCTTCCAATGCTTCCCGTGAATGGTCCGGCAGTATTGGGGAACTTAAAAAGAAAAGGACAGATCTTCAAAAATTAGCTTCCAGGATAATAGAACAGCATAAAGAACTGGATAAAAGCGAATCGGCAAAGAAGATACAAAAACCCTTTAAAAAGACCATGGGGGATGACGAGGAAAGGAGACAGCGGCATATAGACCGTATAGAAAGGAAAATAGCCAAACTGGATGCCTTCCTTAAAACAGCGGAAAAACGCATAGGCAGTTCTGCAGGGGAAGTGCAGTCAAATATCACTGACGGCGAGAGTGCGCGGATTAAAAGTTCCCACGGCTATATTCAGGGATATAATGGCATCGCCATAGCTGATTCAGCTCATCAAATCATAGTTTCGGCAGAAGCATTCGGTTCAGGGAGTGAGAGCCAGCATTTTCCCCAAATGCTTGATTCCCTTGAAGAGAATATGCGGACAGTGACGGGGAAAGAAGAACCCCTCAAAAAATCACTTGTTACAGGAGACACGGGATTTTTTTCCGAGAATAATTTACAGGAGGCAAAAAAACGAAATATCAACGTGCTTATCCCGGACCAGCAATTCCGCAGGCGGGATCCCTATTTTGATAATCGCAAAGGTCATAAAGTGAATCGGTTCACTGCCCATGATTTTACCTATAACAAAGAAAACAATACCTTTATTTGTCCTAATAAAAAAGTACTTATATACAAAGGCTTTGTAAAACTAAACCGGAATAGCGGGGACAAGTATCAGGCTTCCCCCGGTGATTGCAAGTATTGTAAGTTTCTTTCACGGTGTGTCGCTTCCCGCGGAGGCAAAACCCATATGCGGACATTATATCTCCCTGCTTCAAAGAATATTGAAAATCTTAGTGACAAGATGCGGAATAAGATAGACGATCCTGCCTACCGGGAACTATATTCCCGGAGGATGCAGATAATAGAGCCGGTCTTTGCGGATATTACGTATTGCAAAGGCATGAACCGCTTTAGCCTGCGTTCAAAGGGAAAGGTTAACATTCAATGGCTGCTATTCTGTATGGTACATAATATTGCCAAATGTATACACCCTCTGGAGCTTGGATATGGTAATTAA